In the genome of Quercus robur chromosome 3, dhQueRobu3.1, whole genome shotgun sequence, one region contains:
- the LOC126718439 gene encoding high affinity nitrate transporter 2.5 encodes MESPPPKFALPVDSEHKATEFRLFSVAAPHMRAFHLSWVSFFACFVSSFAAAPLVPVIRDNLNLTSTDIGNAGIASVSGAVFARVAMGSACDLFGPRLASASLILLTAPAVFCSSIASSPTSFLLVRFFTGFSLATFVSTQFWMSSMFSAPVVGTANGVAGGWGNLGGGATQLIMPLVFGVIRDIGAVKFTAWRIAFFIPALFQTLSAFAVLIFGQDMPDGNFHGLKKSGEKAKDKFSWVFYYGFTNYRGWILALTYGYCFGVELAVDNIIAEYFYDRFNLNLSTAGIIAASFGLANLFSRPGGGILSDIVAKRFGMRGRLWTLWVVQTLGGVFCIILGQVGSLSGSIIVMVAFSVFVQAACGLTFGVVPFVSRRSLGVVSGMTGGGGNVGAVVTQLIFFRGSKYSKQTGITLMGIMIICCTLPLFLIYFPQWGGMFCGPSKKANATEAEYYLSEWKSNEKEKGFHQASLKFSENSVSERGGKVDSVTRPSDETSPANV; translated from the exons atGGAATCACCACCTCCGAAATTTGCACTTCCGGTGGACTCAGAACACAAGGCGACTGAATTCAGGCTATTCTCAGTGGCAGCACCCCACATGAGAGCATTTCATCTATCATGGGTCTCTTTCTTTGCTTGTTTTGTGTCTTCTTTTGCAGCTGCACCGCTCGTCCCAGTTATACGTGACAACCTCAACCTCACATCCACTGATATTGGCAATGCAGGGATTGCATCAGTCTCTGGTGCCGTCTTTGCCCGGGTTGCCATGGGAAGTGCCTGCGACTTATTCGGACCCCGCCTTGCCTCTGCTTCACTCATTCTCCTCACTGCACCGGCGGTTTTCTGCTCTTCCATTgcctcatctcctacctcttTCCTCCTAGTGCGTTTTTTCACAGGCTTCTCCTTAGCAACTTTTGTCTCTACTCAATTCTGGATGAGCTCTATGTTCTCTGCTCCAGTGGTTGGTACTGCCAATGGTGTTGCTGGTGGCTGGGGGAACCTGGGTGGTGGAGCAACACAACTGATCATGCCCTTGGTGTTTGGGGTAATCCGTGACATTGGTGCAGTCAAATTTACAGCTTGGAGAATAGCTTTTTTTATTCCTGCCCTTTTTCAAACATTATCTGCATTTGCAGTTCTTATCTTTGGTCAGGACATGCCTGATGGGAACTTCCATGGCCTGAAGAAATCAGGAGAGAAGGCAAAAGATAAATTTTCATGGGTTTTCTATTATGGGTTCACAAATTATAGAGGATGGATTCTGGCTTTGACTTATGGTTATTGCTTTGGGGTAGAACTGGCAGTGGATAACATAATAGCAGAGTACTTTTATGATAGATTCAATCTAAATCTCTCCACTGCAGGAATAATAGCAGCAAGTTTCGGGTTAGCGAATCTGTTCTCTCGACCTGGAGGAGGGATTCTCTCAGACATAGTGGCAAAGAGGTTTGGAATGAGGGGAAGGCTATGGACCTTGTGGGTGGTGCAAACCTTGGGGGgtgttttctgcataattttGGGGCAGGTGGGATCTTTAAGTGGATCCATTATTGTGATGGTTGCTTTCTCTGTGTTTGTCCAAGCTGCATGTGGGCTTACATTTGGAGTAGTTCCTTTTGTCTCTCGAAG GTCATTGGGGGTTGTTTCCGGTATGACAGGAGGTGGCGGAAATGTGGGCGCAGTTGTGACTCAACTAATTTTCTTCAGAGGATccaaatattcaaaacaaacaGGCATAACTCTAATGGGTATCATGATCATATGCTGCACCCTCCCATTATTCTTAATATACTTCCCACAATGGGGTGGGATGTTTTGTGGCCCATCAAAAAAGGCGAATGCGACAGAAGCAGAGTATTACTTGTCTGAATGGAAATCAAATGAGAAGGAGAAAGGCTTTCATCAAGCAAGCTTGAAGTTTTCTGAGAACAGTGTAAGCGAAAGAGGCGGAAAAGTAGACTCTGTAACCAGGCCCTCGGATGAGACCTCACCAGCAAATGTTTAG